One Halobaculum roseum DNA segment encodes these proteins:
- a CDS encoding replication factor C large subunit: MTDWTERYRPSSLSELRGNDKAVKGVREWADTWDDHREALVLHGSPGVGKTSAAHALAADMGWETVELNASDQRTADVIERYAGRAANNATLGGSAGGDDTGGRQLVILDEADNIHGNHDRGGKSAVTELVKNAGQPVVLIANEYYDMSRGLRNATRDIEFRDVGKRSIVPVLRDICRKEGIEFDSDALDRIAERNSGDLRGAVNDLQAVADGKERLTLEDVITGDRDRSMGVFPFLDLVLKETESAREALQSSYDVDETPDDLTKWIEDNMLKVYDAEEATRAYDHLADADVWLGRVWASQNYSYWRYAGDNLSAGVAAARDGTKGGWTRWGRPQFYHSTSNTSDEVVRAIAERGGFSMDTARRAVLPYLQAMTHHCKPRELTVEMAAAYEFEAEHVSFVTGSGETTNKVESIVEDAEELRAERMEDHSGGAFAGIAPSTEVEEREDADAEGASEGDDSQTSLADAGGSADSGGSAEAAAGDIGDDADEDTRNVDPEAAEEDDGQSGLSDFM; this comes from the coding sequence ATGACCGACTGGACGGAGCGGTACCGCCCGTCGTCGCTCTCGGAGCTCCGGGGCAACGACAAGGCGGTGAAGGGGGTCCGCGAGTGGGCCGACACGTGGGACGACCACCGCGAGGCGCTCGTCCTCCACGGCTCGCCCGGGGTCGGGAAGACCTCCGCGGCGCACGCGCTGGCGGCCGACATGGGCTGGGAGACCGTCGAGTTGAACGCCTCCGACCAGCGAACCGCCGACGTGATCGAGCGGTACGCCGGCCGCGCGGCGAACAACGCCACCCTCGGCGGGTCCGCCGGCGGCGACGACACCGGCGGCCGCCAGCTCGTCATCCTCGACGAGGCCGACAACATCCACGGGAACCACGACCGCGGCGGCAAGAGCGCGGTGACGGAACTGGTGAAGAACGCCGGACAGCCGGTGGTCCTCATCGCCAACGAGTACTACGACATGAGCCGCGGGCTGCGCAACGCGACGCGGGACATCGAGTTCCGCGACGTGGGCAAGCGCTCCATCGTGCCCGTCCTCCGCGACATCTGCCGCAAGGAGGGGATCGAGTTCGACTCGGACGCGCTCGATCGCATCGCCGAGCGCAACAGCGGCGACCTCCGCGGCGCCGTCAACGACCTCCAGGCCGTCGCCGACGGGAAGGAGCGCCTCACGCTGGAGGACGTGATCACCGGCGACCGCGACCGCTCGATGGGCGTGTTCCCGTTTCTCGATCTGGTCCTGAAGGAGACCGAGTCCGCCCGCGAGGCCCTTCAGTCCAGCTACGACGTGGACGAGACGCCCGACGACCTGACGAAGTGGATCGAGGACAACATGCTGAAGGTGTACGACGCGGAGGAGGCGACCCGAGCGTACGACCACCTCGCCGACGCCGACGTGTGGCTCGGGCGGGTGTGGGCCAGCCAGAACTACTCCTACTGGCGCTACGCCGGCGACAACCTCTCGGCGGGCGTCGCCGCCGCCCGCGACGGGACGAAGGGCGGGTGGACGCGCTGGGGCCGCCCGCAGTTCTACCACTCCACCTCAAACACGAGCGACGAGGTCGTCCGCGCCATCGCCGAGCGCGGCGGCTTCTCGATGGACACCGCCCGGCGCGCCGTCCTCCCGTACCTCCAGGCGATGACGCACCACTGCAAACCCCGGGAGCTGACGGTCGAGATGGCCGCCGCCTACGAGTTCGAGGCGGAACACGTCTCCTTCGTCACCGGCTCCGGCGAGACGACGAACAAGGTGGAGTCCATCGTCGAGGACGCCGAGGAGCTGCGCGCCGAGCGCATGGAGGACCACTCCGGGGGCGCGTTCGCCGGGATCGCACCGAGCACGGAAGTCGAGGAGCGTGAGGACGCCGACGCGGAGGGCGCGAGCGAGGGCGACGACAGTCAGACGAGTCTCGCGGACGCCGGCGGCTCGGCGGATTCCGGCGGGTCGGCCGAGGCGGCCGCCGGCGACATCGGCGACGACGCGGACGAGGACACCCGCAATGTGGACCCGGAGGCCGCCGAGGAGGACGACGGGCAGTCCGGGCTCTCGGACTTCATGTGA